In one Drosophila pseudoobscura strain MV-25-SWS-2005 chromosome X, UCI_Dpse_MV25, whole genome shotgun sequence genomic region, the following are encoded:
- the LOC6902030 gene encoding protein argonaute-2-like isoform X1 yields the protein MPAVAYHYDVKITPERPKKFYRQAFEQYRVEHLGGAIAAFDGRASCYSVVKLKCSSQGQEVKVTDRHGRTLNYTLELKETEDLEVDLNSLRSFGFLFVSCLLASSFYSRMFCSFLFGRVIMNMNVECPYLCRFV from the exons ATGCCTGCGGTGGCCTACCACTACGATGTGAAGATCACGCCAGAGCGTCCTAAGAAGTTCTATCGTCAGGCTTTTGAGCAGTACAGAGTTGAACACTTGGGCGGAGCGATTGCCGCATTTGATGGACGTGCATCGTGTTACTCAGTTGTGAAGCTAAAATGCAGCTCCCAGGGCCAAGAAGTGAAA GTAACAGATCGCCACGGCCGTACCCTGAATTACACTCTGGAACTCAAGGAGACGGAGGACCTGGAGGTCGATCTGAACTCGCTGAGAAG CTTTGGTTTCCTTTTCGTATCGTGTCTCCTCGCCTCGTCGTTTTACAGCCGTatgttttgtagttttttgtttggacGG GTAATTATGAATATGAACGTAGAGTGCCCATATTTATGTAGGTTTGTGTAG
- the LOC6902030 gene encoding protein argonaute-2-like isoform X2, translating to MPAVAYHYDVKITPERPKKFYRQAFEQYRVEHLGGAIAAFDGRASCYSVVKLKCSSQGQEVKVTDRHGRTLNYTLELKETEDLEVDLNSLRSFGFLFVSCLLASSFYSRMFCSFLFGRFFFLDG from the exons ATGCCTGCGGTGGCCTACCACTACGATGTGAAGATCACGCCAGAGCGTCCTAAGAAGTTCTATCGTCAGGCTTTTGAGCAGTACAGAGTTGAACACTTGGGCGGAGCGATTGCCGCATTTGATGGACGTGCATCGTGTTACTCAGTTGTGAAGCTAAAATGCAGCTCCCAGGGCCAAGAAGTGAAA GTAACAGATCGCCACGGCCGTACCCTGAATTACACTCTGGAACTCAAGGAGACGGAGGACCTGGAGGTCGATCTGAACTCGCTGAGAAG CTTTGGTTTCCTTTTCGTATCGTGTCTCCTCGCCTCGTCGTTTTACAGCCGTatgttttgtagttttttgtttggacGG tttttttttttggacgggtaa
- the LOC6902030 gene encoding protein argonaute-2-like isoform X3, whose translation MPAVAYHYDVKITPERPKKFYRQAFEQYRVEHLGGAIAAFDGRASCYSVVKLKCSSQGQEVKVTDRHGRTLNYTLELKETEDLEVDLNSLRSFGFLFVSCLLASSFYSRMFCSFLFGRVIMNMNVECPYLCRFV comes from the exons ATGCCTGCGGTGGCCTACCACTACGATGTGAAGATCACGCCAGAGCGTCCTAAGAAGTTCTATCGTCAGGCTTTTGAGCAGTACAGAGTTGAACACTTGGGCGGAGCGATTGCCGCATTTGATGGACGTGCATCGTGTTACTCAGTTGTGAAGCTAAAATGCAGCTCCCAGGGCCAAGAAGTGAAA GTAACAGATCGCCACGGCCGTACCCTGAATTACACTCTGGAACTCAAGGAGACGGAGGACCTGGAGGTCGATCTGAACTCGCTGAGAAG CTTTGGTTTCCTTTTCGTATCGTGTCTCCTCGCCTCGTCGTTTTACAGCCGTatgttttgtagttttttgtttggacGGGTAATTATGAATATGAACGTAGAGTGCCCATATTTATGTAGGTTTGTGTAG